A stretch of the Salvelinus fontinalis isolate EN_2023a chromosome 22, ASM2944872v1, whole genome shotgun sequence genome encodes the following:
- the c22h1orf43 gene encoding protein C1orf43 homolog isoform X1, translated as MAESPLSGVNVVLVMAYGSLVFVLLFIFVKRQIMRFAMRSRRGPHAPIGHNAPKGLREEIDARLSKVQEIRFEPRLLSEEDDRLKHGTQFSCYNYLYRMKALDAIRDSGIPLQEMGRNPNAITGRSFRNWLLDLRNSHSLIKSSRSTLIDNLLEGYDSARHGTGVFGEQEYMKYQDALNELADVVKAYSSTTSLDQHHQSAAKDLTGSPARSSPSTIQVTYLPSTSQRSKRPKHFLELKSFKDNYNTLESTL; from the exons ATGGCCGAGTCACCTCTGTCCGGTGTGAATGTAGTGCTAGTTATGGCATATGGCAGCCTG GTGTTTGTATTGCTATTTATCTTCGTCAAGAGGCAGATCATGCGTTTCGCTATGAGGTCCCGCAGAGGACCCCATGCCCCTATTGGACACAACGCACCCAAG GGTTTGCGGGAAGAGATTGACGCACGCCTGTCCAAGGTTCAGGAAATCCGCTTCGAGCCGCGTCTGCTCTCTGAGGAGGATGATAGGCTGAAGCACGGGACACAGTTCA GTTGCTACAACTACCTGTACAGGATGAAGGCTCTAGATGCCATTCGGGACTCGG GGATCCCGCTGCAGGAGATGGGCCGCAACCCGAACGCCATCACAGGACGCAGTTTCCGCAACTGGCTGCTGGATCTGCGTAACTCCCACTCTCTGATCAAGAGCAGCCGTAGCACCCTCATTGACAACCTGTTGGAGGGATATGACAGTGCACGCCATGGCACAGgg GTATTTGGTGAACAGGAATATATGAAATACCAGGATGCTCTGAATGAACTGGCTGATGT tGTGAAAGCCTACTCCAGCACCACCAGTCTGGACCAGCATCACCAGTCAGCAGCCAAGGACCTGACAGGCTCCCCAGCCCGCAGCAGCCCCTCCACCATCCAAGTTACCTACCTGCCCTCTACCAGCCAGCGCAGCAAGAGGCCAAAGCACTTCCTGGAGCTCAAGAGCTTCAAGGACAACTACAACACACTGGAGAGCACCCTGTGA
- the c22h1orf43 gene encoding protein C1orf43 homolog isoform X2 — MAACFFAQVFVLLFIFVKRQIMRFAMRSRRGPHAPIGHNAPKGLREEIDARLSKVQEIRFEPRLLSEEDDRLKHGTQFSCYNYLYRMKALDAIRDSGIPLQEMGRNPNAITGRSFRNWLLDLRNSHSLIKSSRSTLIDNLLEGYDSARHGTGVFGEQEYMKYQDALNELADVVKAYSSTTSLDQHHQSAAKDLTGSPARSSPSTIQVTYLPSTSQRSKRPKHFLELKSFKDNYNTLESTL; from the exons ATGGCAGCCTG TTTTTTTGCACAGGTGTTTGTATTGCTATTTATCTTCGTCAAGAGGCAGATCATGCGTTTCGCTATGAGGTCCCGCAGAGGACCCCATGCCCCTATTGGACACAACGCACCCAAG GGTTTGCGGGAAGAGATTGACGCACGCCTGTCCAAGGTTCAGGAAATCCGCTTCGAGCCGCGTCTGCTCTCTGAGGAGGATGATAGGCTGAAGCACGGGACACAGTTCA GTTGCTACAACTACCTGTACAGGATGAAGGCTCTAGATGCCATTCGGGACTCGG GGATCCCGCTGCAGGAGATGGGCCGCAACCCGAACGCCATCACAGGACGCAGTTTCCGCAACTGGCTGCTGGATCTGCGTAACTCCCACTCTCTGATCAAGAGCAGCCGTAGCACCCTCATTGACAACCTGTTGGAGGGATATGACAGTGCACGCCATGGCACAGgg GTATTTGGTGAACAGGAATATATGAAATACCAGGATGCTCTGAATGAACTGGCTGATGT tGTGAAAGCCTACTCCAGCACCACCAGTCTGGACCAGCATCACCAGTCAGCAGCCAAGGACCTGACAGGCTCCCCAGCCCGCAGCAGCCCCTCCACCATCCAAGTTACCTACCTGCCCTCTACCAGCCAGCGCAGCAAGAGGCCAAAGCACTTCCTGGAGCTCAAGAGCTTCAAGGACAACTACAACACACTGGAGAGCACCCTGTGA